GGAGACCGGTCCCATGACCGGGGTGACGCCCGCCGGCAGCTGCGCATCGATCACGCTCAGCCGCTCGGCCACCAGCTGGCGGTTGCGGTAGATGTCGGTACCCCAGTCGAACTCGGCATAGACGATCGACAGCCCGACGCCGGAGGTGGAACGGACGCGGGTGACCCCCGGCGTGCCGTTGAGGGCGGTCTCCAGCGGAAAGGTCACGAGCTGCTCGACCTCCTCGGGCGCCATGCCGCCGGCCTCGGTCAGCACGGTGACGAGCGGTTTGTCGAGGTCGGGAAACACGTCGACGGGCGCGCGCCAGGCGGTGAAGGCGCCGCAGACCAGCAGCAGGGCGGCGATGGCCAGCACGAACAGGCGGTTGTGCAGGCTGCTTCGGACGATCCAGTCGAACATTCGGTCGGCTCCCGGTTCAGCGGATCTGCGCGAGCAGCGGCGCGCCCTGGACCACGACGCGGTTGTCCGCGCCCAGGCCCCGGGTCACGACCACCGTGCCGGCGTCCAGCGGTCGGAACGCCACAGGCTGGGCGATGTAGCGCTCGGCACCGGACTTGATCCAGACGATGGGCTCGTTGGCGGCATTGCGTGCGATGGCGGCGGCGGGCAGGACGAAGCCCTTGACCCGTTCATCGGACGACGCGAGCACGGTGACCGGCTGCCCGACCGCGAGCGGCAACGCCGTGCCGGCCTGGCTGGCTTCGGCCCGGAAGGTCAGCGGCAGCACGCCATCGCGCAACGAACGCGCCGCGCCCAGGAAGGTGAGCTTCACGGCCGGTGTCCCCTGCAGCGAGGCCGCTCGCACGCGTGCGGCCAGCGCCGGATCGGACGTCGTCGCCTCCACCAGCACGCGGGTTGGGTCGATCACCTCGAACAGCACGTCGCGGGCCTCGACGATCTGGCCGACGACCGCATCGGCGCGCGCGATGACGCCCGAGACCGGCGCCACCAGCGACTCGCGGGTCGAGATGCTCGTGGCGATCAGCCGCTCGCGCGTCGCCAGGCTCTGCAGTTCGGCCCGTGCCGCCTCGATGTCCTTGCGCGGCACCGTGCCCTCCAGGGCCTCGAGCCGCTGGACGCGCTGGGCCGCGAGCATGCGGCCACTGCGCAGTTCGGCCAACTGCGATTGCTGGGCGGCCAGGGCGTAGGGTTCCGCATGGTGCTGGACCTGCACCAGCACCTCGCCCTTGCGCACGGTCTGTCCGGCGACCGGCAAGCCGCGCGGCCCGGGCATCACCCGACCACCGTGCACGGCCTGCGCCCGGCCGCTGGCGTTGGGGTCGACCACCACGCGGCCCGGCAGCTCCAGGGTCACCGCCGCCTCGCTCTCCGGTGCGATCGCGGTCCGGATGCCCAGCCGGCGCTGGGCCAGCATGGGCACCTGCACGCTGCCGTCGGGCAGCCGGGCGAGACCCGACGCCGTGCGGGTGCTCCCCGGCGCATCGAGGTGTTCCCCGTTGGGGCCATGGGCGCCGGGTGACGCCAGCGAGGTCACCGGCCCGCCCAACGCCAGGGCGGCCACTCCCGCGGCCAGATTCGCCCTGTGGGCGTTCAGGAAGGAAAACGACATGACGGTCAGGCGGCTCATCGAGCGGCTCCGGTGGATGGGGGGGACGAGCGGCCGCGCCGCAGCCAGAGGATCAGACCCAGGGCGGCCAGCACGGCGCCGGCGATCCACGCCTTGAGCGGAACGCCGTGACCCGGGTCGTTCCCCGGCGCACGACCATGCCCGTGGCCGGCCATCTCGGCCGCGTCGGCAGCGTTGGCCGTGGCATCGCCGGTCGTGCGCAGCGAGCCGTCGAGCAGGTCGGTGTCGTTGCCCGCCAGGACGGTGACCACCAGGGCGTGCTCGCCGGGCGTCCGCAACGCCTTGAGGAACGCCGGATCGTCCACCGCATAGTCGCCCTGGTCCGGATGGAAGCTGGCGACCGCCTTCAGGTTGCCCGACGCCACCTCGACCTGGGCCTCGAGCACGGGCTCGCTGGTCTCGAAACGGTTGACGAGCATCGACAGTTCGCCGGTGCGCAGGACGGCGACGAGCTCGAACGTCTCGGAGCTGGCTTCCATGCGTGGCGCACCACGGCCGCTGGCCGTCGCGCCGTGCGCCGGTCCGTCGAGGTGTTCGCCGTTGGGACCATGGGCACCGGGCGCGGCCCAGGCGGCGGCGCCCGCCACGGTCATCAGCGCCGTCAGCAGGCATCCGCGCAGCCGGCGGAAGAGGGTCGGCCGAGTGCCGGGAGCGGGACAGGTCATGGAAGAACCCCCAGGGCTTGTTGACGTTGAGCGTGCGCCAGGCCGAGTGCGGCGCGCTGGCGGACCAGCGCCGCATCGGCGCGCGCGGCGGCGTTCACGGTGCGCAGCAGTTCGGGCAGGGGCGTCTCCCCGGCCTTGAAGGAGCGCTCGACCAGTTGCGCGCGCTCGCGCAGCAGCGCGGCGCGGGTGCGCGCCGTCGCCAGTTGTCGTGCCGCACGCACGAGCGCGCTGCGCGTGGTCTGCAGCTCCGCATCCAGCTGGTCGTTCAGGCGCCGCGCGTTGGCCTCGGCCACTTCGAGCTCACCCGCCGCGGCCGCCTGCAGCGGCGCGTTGCGCCCGTCGGTGCCGAACGGAATGCGCAGGCCCACGCCCAGGCCACGCCGGGTCACCTGTCCGAGGCCTGGAACCTCCTCGCGGTACCTGACGCTCAGTTCGGGCGCGTCGCGTCGAAAGCGGGTGACGACATCGAACCGGCGTCGGGCGCGCTCGACGGCCTGGCTGGCCAGACGCCGTTCGGGATGGTCCGCCACCGGGGAGATCGCCGTCTCGGCACTGGCTTCGACGTCGGCGGGCAGTGTCAGCACGGGCAACGCGTCCAGGCCCGTGATGGTTTGCCATTGCAGACGCAGCGCCTGCTGGCGTTGCACGGCGTCGCTTTGCAGGGCATCGGCCTCCAGGGCTTCACCTTGTGCGGCCAGCGTGTCCGAACGTGCCAGGTCGCCGGCGTTCACACGGCGCCGCACGTCCTCGGCGAGGCCCTGAAGGTAGCGCTGCTCGGCACCGAGGGCCTGCACGTCCGCCTCGGCCGCCGACGCTCGCCACGCGAGGTCGCGCACCTGGCCGGCCACGCGCAGGCGTGCGGCCTCGATGCCGATGTCGGCCAGCCCGGTCTCGGCTTCGGCCACCGCCATCCGGGCGTCGCGCTGACCCGGCAGCCACAGCGGCCAGGCGATGCCGACTTCGGTCTCGCGGCGTCCCGCGTTGGACTGGGCGCGGTCGTTGAGGTGGTTGATCTCCAGCGCGGGCGGCAGGGCCGAGAGGCTGCTCGCGGCGATGCGCTCGGCGGCCGCGCGCCGTGTCTGCGCGTTGGCCTCGGAGGCCTGCACGGCACGCTGCCAGGCCGCGTCGACGGCCTGGGCGAGGGTAGGCGCACCCGCCGAGCCCGGCGGTGCAGGAGGAAACGGGGTTGTCTGCGCGGTGGCAGGCAAGGCGCCTCCCCAGAACGTGAGACCTGCGACGGCGCAGGACACGAACCATGGAACGTGTTTCAAGGGATTCCCGATCGACTTGCCGGTGGTCCGGATGAGCCCCGGCGTCACGCGTCAGCGTGACGACCGGTGCCATGGGGGTCACCCGCGTGAAAACGACCCAACCGCGCGGACGCAGGATGGGCGAGGACGTTTTCAGGCGATCGGTCGGGGAGGCCGTCGCGGCCCGTCGGGCGGTGGCGCGGGCAGGGCCACCTCGATGGCCGTCGAAGGATGCGATCCCCGGACAGGCGCGAACGTCAAGGAAGGCGTGGTCCAGATGGCATGGACGCTCAGGCAGCCATCGGCGACGACGTGCTGGAGCGATTCGTCGGAATCGTCGCGGGTCACCGTGCCGTCCTCATGGTGGTGGTGCTTCTCTTCCTGCCAGTGCAGCAGGGCGTGGGACGTCGCTTCCGTCGTGCCGAAGGCCGTGGCCTGGCCCGCGATGGCAACCACCTGCCAGAACGCAGAGATGACGAGAAGAACGAGGACGAGTCCGCGGCGCATCCCTCAAGTCTAGCTCGGGCATCGCGGCCTACGCAGCCGGACCCATGACGAAGCAGGTCTTCGAGGGTGGAACGAACGACCGGAAGCCGCGACATCGATCACGTCACCGCCGGTGATGAAGCGATCGCGCGTCCCAAGGCATTCGCGACGCGAAGCGCC
This genomic stretch from Comamonadaceae bacterium OTU4NAUVB1 harbors:
- a CDS encoding efflux RND transporter periplasmic adaptor subunit, with translation MSRLTVMSFSFLNAHRANLAAGVAALALGGPVTSLASPGAHGPNGEHLDAPGSTRTASGLARLPDGSVQVPMLAQRRLGIRTAIAPESEAAVTLELPGRVVVDPNASGRAQAVHGGRVMPGPRGLPVAGQTVRKGEVLVQVQHHAEPYALAAQQSQLAELRSGRMLAAQRVQRLEALEGTVPRKDIEAARAELQSLATRERLIATSISTRESLVAPVSGVIARADAVVGQIVEARDVLFEVIDPTRVLVEATTSDPALAARVRAASLQGTPAVKLTFLGAARSLRDGVLPLTFRAEASQAGTALPLAVGQPVTVLASSDERVKGFVLPAAAIARNAANEPIVWIKSGAERYIAQPVAFRPLDAGTVVVTRGLGADNRVVVQGAPLLAQIR
- a CDS encoding TolC family protein — its product is MPATAQTTPFPPAPPGSAGAPTLAQAVDAAWQRAVQASEANAQTRRAAAERIAASSLSALPPALEINHLNDRAQSNAGRRETEVGIAWPLWLPGQRDARMAVAEAETGLADIGIEAARLRVAGQVRDLAWRASAAEADVQALGAEQRYLQGLAEDVRRRVNAGDLARSDTLAAQGEALEADALQSDAVQRQQALRLQWQTITGLDALPVLTLPADVEASAETAISPVADHPERRLASQAVERARRRFDVVTRFRRDAPELSVRYREEVPGLGQVTRRGLGVGLRIPFGTDGRNAPLQAAAAGELEVAEANARRLNDQLDAELQTTRSALVRAARQLATARTRAALLRERAQLVERSFKAGETPLPELLRTVNAAARADAALVRQRAALGLAHAQRQQALGVLP